In Methanoregula sp. UBA64, the genomic window CAGTCAGCCCCGAAACCCCCTGGTACAAAGGGCTTGCACTGATTCCGGCTCTCGATACATTTAAGGAACCCTCAAAGCCCACCGACAAGCCGCTCCGCTTACCGATCCAGGACTGTTACAGCATCAGCGGTATCGGAACTGTACCGGTTGGCCGGGTTGAGACCGGTGTCATGAAGAAAGGTATGAAAGTCTCCTTCATGCCGGCAAACAAGGATGGAGAAATCAAATCCATCGAGATGCACCACGAAGAAATCCCCCAGGCGGTTCCTGGAGACAACGTCGGGTTTAACGTCCGTGGTATCGCAAAGGGAGATATCCGCCGTGGCGATGTCTGTGGTCCCGCAGAACAGCCGCCAACTGTTGCCGATGAATTCACCGCACAGGTTGTCGTGCTCCAGCACCCCAGTGCAATCACCGTTGGTTACACACCGGTCTTCCACTGTCACACAACCCAGACCGCATGCACATTCATCGAACTCAAGAAGAAACTCGATCCCCGCTCTGGCCAGACCAAGGAAGAGAACCCCACGTTCTTAAAGACCGGTGATGCGGCAATCGTCCAGATCAAGCCGACGAAACCGATGGTCATCGAGAACGTCAAGGAACTCCCGCAGCTGGGCAGGTTCGCCGTCCGTGATATGGGATCGACCATCGCAGCCGGTATGTGTATCGCCATCCAAGCAAAACAGATGATTAAATAAATTTTTTTGGTGATCATCATGCAAAAAGCCAGAATTCGCCTGACAGGAACTGATTTCAATAAAGTAGAGACGGTCTGTGACAGGATCCGCGAGATTGCCGAACGCACAGGTGTGAATCTGGCTGGACCCATCCCGCTCCCCACCAAAAGACTTGTTGTACCGATTCGGAAAAGCCCCGATGGGGAGGGAACTGCAACATTCGACCGCTGGCAGCTGCGCGT contains:
- the tuf gene encoding translation elongation factor EF-1 subunit alpha, which codes for MAADKPHMNLAVIGHIDHGKSTTVGRMMFETGAVPAHIIEAYRKEAESKGKATFEFAWVMDNLKEERERGITIDIAHKRFDTPKFYFTVVDCPGHRDFVKNMITGASQADAAVLVVAAPDGVMEQTKEHVFLARTLGITQIIIAINKMDAVKFDEKRFNEVKKDLSELIKMVGYKPEETLFIPISSLQGINIKTVSPETPWYKGLALIPALDTFKEPSKPTDKPLRLPIQDCYSISGIGTVPVGRVETGVMKKGMKVSFMPANKDGEIKSIEMHHEEIPQAVPGDNVGFNVRGIAKGDIRRGDVCGPAEQPPTVADEFTAQVVVLQHPSAITVGYTPVFHCHTTQTACTFIELKKKLDPRSGQTKEENPTFLKTGDAAIVQIKPTKPMVIENVKELPQLGRFAVRDMGSTIAAGMCIAIQAKQMIK
- the rpsJ gene encoding 30S ribosomal protein S10 — protein: MQKARIRLTGTDFNKVETVCDRIREIAERTGVNLAGPIPLPTKRLVVPIRKSPDGEGTATFDRWQLRVHKRLIDIDADERALRQLMRIQVPKDIGIEIVLES